A section of the Thunnus albacares chromosome 6, fThuAlb1.1, whole genome shotgun sequence genome encodes:
- the nyap2a gene encoding neuronal tyrosine-phosphorylated phosphoinositide-3-kinase adapter 2, whose amino-acid sequence MTSQEEASSFRRFFQYVEDSGLRTYDGLVIQNASDIARESDRIRNQTNWTYLQEKHQKKRRQEEAIKRIGEDVARATDGAYSGKHFRMGFMTMPAPQDRIPPPSQGFTVRSQSLHSVGSGDDDANHNRKHPPPKPKRDPNTKLSSSSETVNGGSAVANRPKETNEMPEQAEARCPYLEDSRKMPPPKPKRNPNTQLSTSFDESYIRNHGNKKTSSRRDKASSQSQSPASRDTDDEEPVYIEMVGHVLQELKGSDPGGAEPSEAVYEEMKFPVLEDFLQDSIMDPESCDIPPPFPNLLTPRPPLLVFPPAPAQCSPHSPESPLTPLDVTRLPALENAPYSKTGGAEPPPNSAPHRRDRDLPSTHTITSSGRSSAPPLPSALYKSSGSAHSGHGYPRSQSACPSPVSMGRCLTPLSLKRPPPYDALMPRLSSHRAQEGGAKLSNSSSTHGSMQNVSMRSQTPTSPLDELNNLFTSGRLKKGSGGRRSEGDSRSLPRHDSKDRDKDGQSSPVSSRMGRSSVSPTMMLAGGGGESKPVCKLGRSASTSGVPSPGGTPQRQPHEPHHPVLSQMPWLCGDATMMEMIEKKRVLCREIKARQRPEKNLCKQDSMPILPSWKRKQPPPYSAPPTTVAGQSTTVFWDTAI is encoded by the exons ATGACGTCTCAGGAAGAGGCATCGTCTTTTAGGAGGTTTTTCCAATATGTGGAGGACAGCGGCCTTCGAACCTACGATGGTCTGGTGATCCAGAATGCCTCTGACATTGCCAGGGAGAGCGACCGCATTCGCAACCAGACCAACTGGACCTACCTGCAGGAGAAACACCAGAAGAAGAGACGGCAAGAAGAAGCCATCAAGAG GATTGGTGAAGATGTTGCCAGGGCAACGGATGGGGCATACTCCGGGAAACATTTCAGGATGGGTTTCATGACGATGCCAGCCCCGCAAGACCGGATCCCTCCACCCAGCCAGGGCTTCACTGTCCGCTCGCAGTCCCTCCACTCAGTGGGCAGCGGCGATGATGACGCTAACCATAACCGAAAACACCCACCACCAAAACCTAAGAGAGACCCCAACACCAAGCTGAGCAGCAGCTCGGAGACAGTCAACGGAGGCTCGGCAGTCGCCAACAGGCCCAAAGAAACCAATGAGATGCCGGAGCAGGCTGAAG CTCGATGTCCCTACTTGGAGGACTCTAGGAAGATGCCTCCCCCGAAACCCAAAAGGAACCCGAACACACAACTCAGCACCTCCTTTGATGAGTCTTACATCCGTAACCACGGCAACAAGAAAACTTCCTCACGACGGGACAAAGCGTCCTCCCAAAGCCAGAGTCCGGCATCCAGAGACACGGATGATGAGGAGCCAGTCTACATTGAGATGGTGGGACACGTCCTGCAGGAGCTGAAAGGTTCAGATCCCGGGGGGGCTGAGCCAAGCGAGGCAGTCTACGAGGAGATGAAGTTCCCAGTGCTGGAGGACTTCCTGCAGGACTCCATCATGGACCCCGAGTCCTGCGACATCCCCCCACCGTTCCCCAACCTCCTGACACCCCGGCCCCCACTGCTCGTCTTCCCCCCTGCCCCCGCCCAGTGCTCCCCTCACTCCCCGGAATCCCCCCTGACCCCACTGGATGTCACCCGGCTGCCCGCACTGGAGAACGCCCCCTACAGCAAGACGGGGGGGGCCGAACCCCCGCCGAACTCCGCCCCCCACCGCAGGGACCGGGACCTGCCATCCACTCACACCATTACATCATCAGGTCGCTCGTCGGCTCCGCCCCTCCCCTCCGCCCTCTACAAGTCGTCTGGCTCTGCCCACAGCGGACACGGTTACCCTCGCAGCCAATCAGCATGCCCGTCTCCGGTGAGCATGGGGCGCTGTCTGACACCTCTGAGCCTGAAGAGGCCACCTCCCTACGATGCTCTGATGCCCCGCCTGTCCTCACACCGCGCCCAGGAGGGTGGGGCTAAGCTCAGTAACTCCTCCTCCACCCATGGCTCCATGCAGAACGTGTCGATGAGGTCACAGACGCCGACGAGCCCATTGGACGAGCTCAACAACTTGTTTACCTCCGGACGACTGAAGAAAGGCTCTGGAGGCCGGAGGAGTGAAG GAGACTCCAGGTCTCTGCCCAGACATGACAGTAAGGACAGAGACAAAGACGGACAATCGAGTCCTGTTTCTAGCAGGATGGGGAGGTCATCAGTCAGCCCAACCATGATGctggctggaggaggaggag AATCAAAGCCTGTGTGTAAACTTGGCCGCTCAGCATCCACGTCAGGAGTTCCTTCACCGGGTGGAACGCCACAACGTCAGCCACACGAGCCACACCACCCCGTCCTCAGCCAG ATGCCATGGCTCTGTGGAGATGCCACCATGATGGAGATGATTGAGAAGAAAAGAGTTCTGTGTCGGGAGATCAAAGCTCGCCAGCGGCCTGAGAAGAACCTCTGTAAACAGGACAGCATGCCCATCCTACCCAGCTGGAAGAGGAAGCAGCCGCCACCATATTCAGCCCCGCCCACCACCGTTGCCGGGCAATCAACTACGGTGTTCTGGGACACCGCCATCTGA